The sequence AAGCTGGCCGAGCTGCCGCGCAACTCCGCCAAGGTCCGCGTGCGCAACCGCTGCGAAGTCTCGGGTCGTCCCCGCGGCTTCTACCGCAAGCTGAAGATGAGCCGTATCGCTCTGCGTCAGCTTGGTAACCTGGGCCAGATCCCGGGTCTCGTGAAGTCGAGCTGGTAAGGAGAAACATCAGATGAGCTTTTCCGATCCCATCGGCGACATGCTGACCCGTATCCGCAACGCCCAGATGCGTCGCAAGAATTCCGTTTCGACTCCGGCATCGACCCTGCGTGGTCGCGTGCTGGACGTGCTCCAGTCCGAGGGTTTCATCCGCGGATATTCGGAGACCAAGTTCGAGAACGGTGCTTCCGAGTATGAGATCGAACTCAAGTACTCGGACAACGAAGGCGTTATCCGCACGATCGAGCGCGTTTCGCGTCCCGGCCGTCGCGTCTATGCCTCCGTCAAGAATATTCCGCAGGTTGCCAATGGCCTGGGTGTCTCGATCCTCTCCACCCCCAAGGGTGTGATGGCCGACCACGAAGCCAAGGCTGCCAACGTTGGTGGCGAGGTACTCTGCCGCGTATTCTAAGGTCTGTCCTTAGGATCCGCGGTAAGACGATTACTCAAGGATTGAACTAGAATGTCACGTACTGGCAAGAAACCGGTTGCACCGGTGAGCGGCGTAACGGTCACGATCAACGGTCGTACCGTCACCGCCAAGGGCCCGAAGGGCGAACTGAGCATCGAGCTCATGGATATTGTCAATGCCGAGAGCGGCGCCGATGGCGTTGTCATCACTCCGGCCAACGACAGCCGTGAAGCACGTGCCGCCTGGGGCACCACCCGTGCTCTGATCCAGAACATGGTCACCGGCGTTTCGGCCGGCTTCGAGAAGAAGCTGGCGATCCAGGGCGTTGGCTATCGCGCTGCCATGCAGGGCAAGGACGTCAAGCTGTCGCTTGGTTTCAGCCACGAAGTGATCTACGAAGCCCCCAAGGGCATCACCCTGGCTGTGCCGGCGCCGACTGAAATCGTCGTCACCGGTATCGACAAGCAGCAGGTTGGCCAGGTTGCCGCGAACATTCGCGCCTGGCGCAAGCCGGAGCCCTATAAGGGCAAGGGTGTTCGTTACGCAAACGAACAGGTCTTCCGCAAAGAAGGCAAGAAGAAGTAAGGAGCGCCTGCAATGGCTATCAGTGCAAAAGGTGCGGAACGCCGCAAGGCTCGTGTCCGCAAGGCGCTCAAGGCTCGTGCCTTCGGTCGTCCCCGTCTGTCGGTCTTCCGTTCGGACAAGAATATCTACGCCCAGATCATCGACGATGCGACCGGCCGCACGCTGGCTGCCGCTTCGACGCTCGACAAGGACGTCAAGGCAACCGTCAAGAATGGCGGTACTTCGGAAGCCGCTGCTACGATCGGCAAGCTGATCGCAGAGCGCGGCACCAAGGCCGGCGTTGCCGAGGTCGTCTTCGATCGTGGCGGTTACATCTATCATGGCCGTGTGAAGGCCCTTGCAGACGCTGCCCGTGAGGGCGGCCTGCAGTTCTAACGCGGCGAGGAAAGTAATATGAGCAGAGACGTTCAAGAGCGCGAAAGCGAATTCGTCGATCGCCTGGTCCACATCAACCGCGTGGCCAAGGTGGTCAAGGGTGGTCGTCGCTTCGGCTTCGCAGCCCTCGTGGTTGTCGGCGACCAGAAGGGCCGCGTTGGTTTCGGTCACGGCAAGGCCCGTGAAGTGCCAGAAGCGATCCGCAAGGCTACCGAGCAGGCCAAGCGCCAGATGATCCGCGTTCCGCTGCGCGATGCGCGCACGCTGCACCACGACGTGCAGGGTCGCCACGGTGCCGGCAAGGTGATCCTGCGTGCCGCCGTTCCGGGTACCGGTATCATTGCCGGCGGTCCGATGCGCGCCGTGTTCGAGACGCTTGGCATCAACGACATCGTTGCCAAGTCGCAGGGCACTGCCAACCCGTACAACATGGTGCGGGCCACCTTCGATGCGCTCAAGCGCGTCGACAGCCCCCGCTCGGTTGCTTCGCGCCGCGGCCTGAAGGTTTCTGAACTCCAGGCTCGCCGCGGCGAGACTGCGGTCGAAGCTTGATCGCCGGTCAGGAGATAAATCATGGCTGACAAGAAGACCATTATTGTCCAGCAGATCGGCTCGCCGATCCGCCGCGACAAGGTGCAGCGCGCGACCCTGATCGGTCTCGGGCTCAACAAGATGAACAAGCAGCGCGAGCTGATCGATACGCCCGAAGTTCGCGGCATGATCAACAAGCTTCCGCACCTCGTCCGCGTCGTCGGCGAGTAAGTAGGGAGTCGATCACATGACCCGTTTGAACGAACTTCGCGACAATCCCGGCGCCAACAAGGTCCGCGTCCGCATCGGCCGTGGTATCGGCTCGGGCAAGGGCAAGACCGGTGGTCGCGGCGGCAAGGGCCAGACGGCACGCTCGGGCGTTGCCATCAACGGCTTCGAAGGCGGCCAGATGCCCCTTCACATGCGTATGCCGAAGCGCGGCTTCAACGCGCTCAACCCCGGCAACTGGAATGAAGTCCGCATCGACCGCATCCAGGCCTATATCGACAGCGGCAAGCTCGATGCCAAGGGCGTCATCGACGCTCAGGCCCTGATCGCCGCCCGCGTGATCCGTCGCGCCAAGGATGGCGTGCGCCTGATCGGCTCGACCGGCTTTACGGCCAAGAAGGTGACGTTCAACGTCAACTACGCCACTGCTGGTGCCACTGCCGCTATTGAATCTGCCGGTGGCAAGATCGATATCATCCCGGCCAAGGCGCCGTGGAAGAAGACCCCATACGCCGGTTAAGCATCGGCATGGCGCACCCGGCCGAGTGGTCGGGTGCGCTGTTTTTGGTTTGTTGCGTTTTGGGGCCGATGCATCTGCCCGTGAAGCGCTCCGAGCGCACCTGGCCTTGAAGCCATAGGAGCGATATATGGCGTCCGCAGCCGAACAGCTGGCACGTAATCTCAACTTCTCGACCTTTTCCAAGGCGAAGGCCCTGCAGCAGCGCATCTGGTTCACACTGGGCGCGCTGCTCGTCTATCGTCTGGGTACTTTCATTCCGGTGCCTGGCATCGATCCCGATGCCTTTGCGCAGACGTTCCAACAGAGCCAGCAGGGCATTCTGGGCATGTTCAACATGTTCGCCGGCGGCGCCGTTGAGCGCATGGCGATCTTTGCCCTCAATCTCATTCCCTACATCACCGCCTCGATCGTGGTGCAGGTTGTCGCCACCGCCTCGCCGCGCCTGGAAGCGCTGAAGAAGGAAGGTGGCGAGGCTGGTCGCCGCAAGATGAACCAGTACACTCGGTATCTCGCGGTCGTCTTCTGCGCCGTGCAGGCCTATGGCATTGCCGTCGGTCTCGAGGCGAGCCAGGGCGTCGTGCTCAACCCGGGCTGGTTCTTCCGTGTCTCCACGGTGATTACCCTGGTTGGCGGCACCATGTTCCTG comes from Devosia oryziradicis and encodes:
- the rpmD gene encoding 50S ribosomal protein L30, producing MADKKTIIVQQIGSPIRRDKVQRATLIGLGLNKMNKQRELIDTPEVRGMINKLPHLVRVVGE
- the rplF gene encoding 50S ribosomal protein L6, with amino-acid sequence MSRTGKKPVAPVSGVTVTINGRTVTAKGPKGELSIELMDIVNAESGADGVVITPANDSREARAAWGTTRALIQNMVTGVSAGFEKKLAIQGVGYRAAMQGKDVKLSLGFSHEVIYEAPKGITLAVPAPTEIVVTGIDKQQVGQVAANIRAWRKPEPYKGKGVRYANEQVFRKEGKKK
- the rpsE gene encoding 30S ribosomal protein S5, which codes for MSRDVQERESEFVDRLVHINRVAKVVKGGRRFGFAALVVVGDQKGRVGFGHGKAREVPEAIRKATEQAKRQMIRVPLRDARTLHHDVQGRHGAGKVILRAAVPGTGIIAGGPMRAVFETLGINDIVAKSQGTANPYNMVRATFDALKRVDSPRSVASRRGLKVSELQARRGETAVEA
- the rpsH gene encoding 30S ribosomal protein S8, with translation MSFSDPIGDMLTRIRNAQMRRKNSVSTPASTLRGRVLDVLQSEGFIRGYSETKFENGASEYEIELKYSDNEGVIRTIERVSRPGRRVYASVKNIPQVANGLGVSILSTPKGVMADHEAKAANVGGEVLCRVF
- the rpsN gene encoding 30S ribosomal protein S14; its protein translation is MAKTSSIVKNNKRAALAKQFAGKRAALKAKTKDQSLPMDERFAAQLKLAELPRNSAKVRVRNRCEVSGRPRGFYRKLKMSRIALRQLGNLGQIPGLVKSSW
- the rplR gene encoding 50S ribosomal protein L18 codes for the protein MAISAKGAERRKARVRKALKARAFGRPRLSVFRSDKNIYAQIIDDATGRTLAAASTLDKDVKATVKNGGTSEAAATIGKLIAERGTKAGVAEVVFDRGGYIYHGRVKALADAAREGGLQF
- the rplO gene encoding 50S ribosomal protein L15, with product MTRLNELRDNPGANKVRVRIGRGIGSGKGKTGGRGGKGQTARSGVAINGFEGGQMPLHMRMPKRGFNALNPGNWNEVRIDRIQAYIDSGKLDAKGVIDAQALIAARVIRRAKDGVRLIGSTGFTAKKVTFNVNYATAGATAAIESAGGKIDIIPAKAPWKKTPYAG